One stretch of Weissella koreensis KACC 15510 DNA includes these proteins:
- a CDS encoding Mini-ribonuclease 3 has product MNEKINYQQLNGLDLAYLGDAVYETYIRQHLLAQGITKPGRLQRQAKAFVSAKAHAALFELMEADEYLTETELTFFKRGRNANSHTKAKNTDVVTYRISTGFEALIGYLHASQQFERLDEVVTWVINQVESGRTRYYGSKK; this is encoded by the coding sequence ATGAATGAAAAAATTAATTATCAACAATTAAATGGTCTCGATTTAGCATATTTGGGTGATGCCGTTTATGAGACTTACATCCGGCAACATTTGTTGGCGCAAGGTATTACTAAACCTGGACGCTTGCAAAGGCAAGCAAAAGCTTTCGTTTCCGCCAAAGCGCATGCAGCTTTATTTGAATTAATGGAGGCTGATGAATATTTGACAGAAACTGAATTAACGTTTTTTAAACGTGGTCGAAATGCTAATTCCCACACAAAAGCTAAGAATACCGATGTTGTTACATATCGTATTTCAACTGGGTTTGAGGCTTTGATCGGTTATTTACATGCAAGTCAACAATTTGAACGGCTCGATGAAGTAGTTACATGGGTTATTAATCAAGTAGAAAGCGGACGGACCAGATATTATGGAAGCAAGAAATAA